A window from Gossypium raimondii isolate GPD5lz chromosome 7, ASM2569854v1, whole genome shotgun sequence encodes these proteins:
- the LOC105788795 gene encoding expansin-A13, translated as MSNPSSITATAALLLSLISTVTSHYSSSTFSSSPPAPQSTVWHSARATYYAASDPRDAVGGACGYGDLVKAGYGMATVGLSEALFQRGQICGACFELRCVDDLRWCIPGTSIIVTATNFCAPNYGFTAEGGGRCNPPNKHFVLPIEAFEKIAIWKAGNMPVQYRRIKCRKEGGVRFTIDGSGIFVSVLISNVGGAGDIVAVKIKGSRTGWLPMGRNWGQNWHINSDLRNQPLSFEVTNSDGLTLTSYNVAPKNWNFGQTFEGKQFEA; from the exons ATGTCCAACCCATCTTCTATAACTGCAACTGCAGCTCTTCTTCTCTCACTCATCTCTACTGTCACTTCCCATTACTCTTCCTCCACCTTCTCTTCTTCCCCACCGGCGCCACAGTCCACCGTCTGGCACTCCGCACGCGCCACTTACTACGCCGCTTCGGATCCTCGCGACGCCGTCGGCGGTGCTTGTGGGTATGGAGACCTAGTCAAGGCTGGGTACGGTATGGCGACTGTGGGTTTAAGTGAAGCTTTGTTTCAGCGTGGACAGATCTGCGGTGCTTGTTTCGAGTTAAGGTGTGTGGACGACCTGCGGTGGTGTATACCTGGGACATCTATCATTGTCACCGCCACAAATTTCTGTGCTCCAAATTATGGGTTCACGGCGGAAGGCGGTGGGCGTTGTAATCCTCCTAACAAACACTTTGTACTTCCCATTGAAGCTTTTGAAAAGATTGCTATTTGGAAAGCTGGCAACATGCCTGTCCAGTATCGAAG GATAAAGTGCAGAAAAGAAGGAGGTGTACGATTCACCATTGATGGCTCAGGGATCTTCGTGTCAGTTCTCATCAGCAATGTTGGAGGCGCTGGTGACATAGTTGCAGTTAAGATTAAAGGTTCAAGAACGGGGTGGTTACCGATGGGTCGGAATTGGGGACAAAATTGGCATATAAATTCTGATCTAAGGAATCAACCACTTTCATTTGAGGTCACTAATAGTGATGGTCTTACACTTACATCTTACAATGTTGCTCCTAAAAATTGGAACTTTGGCCAAACTTTTGAAGGAAAGCAATTCGAGGCCTAA